The sequence GAATCGCGGATGAGCGGTCAATAGTTACGAGATGCCGCTTCGATTTGCCCACCGCGCTGACTACAATCCCCGCCACAGACGAGGAGTATCACGATGGCAAAAGCCATGGCCCGCCATATCTTGGTGAAGACCGAAGCCGAAGCGGTCCAGTTGAAAAAACGCATCGCCAACGGCGAGGCCTTCGATGTGCTCGCCCGCAAACATTCGACCTGCCCGTCCGGCAAGAAAGGTGGCGACCTCGGCGAAGTGCGCCCCGGACAGATGGTCCGCAGCATCGATCAGGTGATTTTCAAGAAGCCGTTGCGCGACGTTCACGGACCGATCAAGAGCCAGTTCGGCT comes from Stutzerimonas stutzeri and encodes:
- a CDS encoding peptidylprolyl isomerase, which gives rise to MAKAMARHILVKTEAEAVQLKKRIANGEAFDVLARKHSTCPSGKKGGDLGEVRPGQMVRSIDQVIFKKPLRDVHGPIKSQFGYHLVQVFYRD